The Microbulbifer sp. YPW1 genome contains the following window.
AAATACTTCTTCTCCAGCCATGTCAGCACCGACTCCGGCGAGGACGCCTCATCTACGGCCATCCGCGCACTGATCCGCAAGCTGATCGACGCCGAGCAGCCACGCAAGCCCCTGTCGGACAACAAGATCACTCAGGAGCTGGATTCGCAGGGGATCAAAGTGGCCCGGCGCACCGTGGCAAAATACCGCGAATCCATGGGAATCCCCTCCTCCAGCGAGCGGAAACGACTGGTCTAGCCACCAGGGTCACAAAACAGGGGCGCTGCAACCCTCCGGCGATCATTTTCTGCGCAACCAATGCACTGACATTGAGTGTATCCTTCCATTCTGGCGCACTTCCTAGTAGGGTTGCCGCCCTGTGCGGGGGTGCTGCCAGATTGTGTTGCACCCGATGAGGAGAAATCCATGCAGATCAATATCAGTGGCCATCATGTTGACGTAACTCCGGCCATTCGCGATTACTGCCTGACCAAACTGGACAAGCTCTCCCGCCACCACGACCTGATCACCAATACACAGGTCATACTTTCCGTCGACAAACTCATCCAGAAAGCCGAAGCGCGGGTTCACGTGAATGGCAAGGATGTATTTGCAGATTCGGAATCGGAAGATATGTACGCGGCGATTGATTCTCTCGCCGACAAACTCGACCGGCAGCTGCTGAAACACAAAGAAAAGTTACGCAGTCACCGCTAGTCGTAACACCATCAGGTTACCGGCTGGCCTGTACCGCTAGATCATCAGTAAGTTATGACATTGGAAGCACTACTCTCTCCCCGCCTGAGCCTTTGCCACCTGGCGGGGAGTAGCAAGAAAAAGCTGTTACTCAACATCGCCCAGGCGATCTCAGAACAATACCCCGATCTGGACTCCGATACTGTTTTCAACCAGCTGGTAGCCCGGGAGCGCCTTGGCTCCACCGGTATTGGCGAGGGTGTCGCCATCCCACACTGCCGCCTGCCCGGCTGTGAAAAGCCCATTGGCGTGC
Protein-coding sequences here:
- the hpf gene encoding ribosome hibernation-promoting factor, HPF/YfiA family → MQINISGHHVDVTPAIRDYCLTKLDKLSRHHDLITNTQVILSVDKLIQKAEARVHVNGKDVFADSESEDMYAAIDSLADKLDRQLLKHKEKLRSHR
- the ptsN gene encoding PTS IIA-like nitrogen regulatory protein PtsN encodes the protein MTLEALLSPRLSLCHLAGSSKKKLLLNIAQAISEQYPDLDSDTVFNQLVARERLGSTGIGEGVAIPHCRLPGCEKPIGVLCTTSPAVDFDAIDRQPVDLLFALLVPENSEQEHLETLAEIAALFSDSRVREKLREASTSDELYALAINSAAAA